The Candidatus Zixiibacteriota bacterium genome includes a region encoding these proteins:
- the ruvB gene encoding Holliday junction branch migration DNA helicase RuvB, with protein sequence MADSRITTPGRFEGEESFDASLRPQSFEDFIGQAKLVDNLKVFIQAAKQRNEALDHVLLYGPPGLGKTTLAHIMANELGVKIKSSSGPVLERAADLAGILTNLNLREVLFIDEIHRLNRVVEEYLYPAMEDFSLEIMLDKGPSARAVQLPLKHFTLVGATTRAGLLTSPLRSRFGVVGRLDYYDVDSLQKIVNRSASILNVEINDEGSYEIARRARGTPRVANRLLRRVRDFAQVAGDGNIDKKLAADSLARLEVDNLGLDEMDKRILEVIIHKFRGGPVGINTLAIAVSEEQDTIEEIYEPFLIQEGLLNRTPRGRIVTELGYRHLKIKPHKGQSDKDQQRLF encoded by the coding sequence ATGGCCGATTCACGAATTACAACACCGGGTCGTTTCGAGGGCGAGGAATCTTTCGATGCCAGCCTGAGACCGCAGTCTTTCGAGGATTTCATCGGGCAGGCAAAATTGGTCGACAACCTGAAGGTTTTTATCCAGGCCGCCAAACAGCGCAACGAAGCCCTCGATCATGTGCTCTTATACGGCCCTCCGGGTCTGGGCAAAACTACTCTGGCGCACATAATGGCCAACGAACTGGGAGTCAAGATCAAATCCAGTTCCGGGCCGGTTCTGGAACGGGCCGCCGATCTGGCCGGAATTTTGACCAACCTGAATCTGCGCGAGGTGCTGTTTATCGATGAGATACATCGATTGAACCGGGTTGTCGAAGAATACCTGTATCCGGCCATGGAAGACTTCTCGCTCGAAATCATGCTCGACAAGGGACCCTCGGCGCGAGCGGTACAGCTTCCGCTCAAACATTTTACACTGGTCGGTGCAACTACCCGGGCCGGGCTTCTGACATCGCCTTTGCGCTCCCGCTTTGGCGTAGTCGGACGGCTGGATTATTACGATGTCGACAGCCTGCAGAAGATCGTCAATAGATCGGCTAGTATCCTGAATGTTGAAATCAACGATGAAGGCTCCTACGAAATCGCTCGTCGGGCGCGGGGCACACCCCGTGTCGCCAATCGATTGTTAAGACGTGTACGCGATTTTGCCCAGGTTGCCGGCGATGGCAATATCGACAAGAAATTGGCGGCCGATTCGTTGGCGCGGCTGGAGGTCGACAACCTCGGTCTGGATGAGATGGATAAGCGAATCCTGGAGGTGATCATTCATAAGTTCAGGGGCGGTCCGGTCGGGATCAATACCCTGGCAATCGCGGTCAGCGAGGAGCAGGACACGATCGAGGAAATTTACGAACCGTTTTTGATCCAGGAAGGACTTCTAAATCGTACACCGCGCGGAAGGATCGTGACCGAGCTGGGGTATCGTCATCTGAAGATAAAACCTCACAAAGGTCAATCCGACAAAGATCAGCAAAGGCTGTTTTAG
- the queA gene encoding tRNA preQ1(34) S-adenosylmethionine ribosyltransferase-isomerase QueA produces the protein MKLSDFDYHLPESQIAEYPAESREKSRMLVYNRSSHRVEHRQFADIDEYIRPEDFLVVNNTRVMQARLFGHKKATGGKVELLLLKQFEEGLWHSLVKPGRGLTEGVEIEFESGSITAAVAAVHPDGSRTLRFKPANKVFDLMDTEGLIPLPPYIQRAPQENDYERYQTVYSSQRGSVAAPTAGLHFTPEILDKIRAREVEIVEINLDIGWGTFQPVRVEDPRRHTIETETYRVSPEASKKISDLGKAGKNLLAVGTTSVRTLESWYRQTDGSLSAHSDETDLYIYPPFEFKLVDKLLTNFHLPKSTLLMLVAAFAGREEILEVYREAVAEGYRFFSYGDCMLLL, from the coding sequence ATGAAGCTGTCCGATTTCGATTACCACCTGCCTGAGTCACAGATCGCAGAATATCCCGCCGAAAGCCGTGAAAAAAGCCGCATGCTGGTTTACAATCGAAGCTCCCATCGGGTTGAGCACCGCCAGTTTGCAGATATCGACGAATATATCAGGCCAGAGGATTTCCTGGTGGTCAACAACACCCGTGTCATGCAGGCCCGGCTTTTCGGCCATAAAAAGGCAACCGGCGGGAAGGTCGAACTGCTTCTTCTTAAGCAGTTCGAGGAAGGTCTCTGGCACAGCCTGGTAAAACCGGGTAGAGGCTTAACAGAGGGAGTCGAAATCGAATTCGAATCCGGCAGTATTACAGCCGCGGTGGCTGCTGTTCATCCCGATGGTTCCCGCACGCTCAGGTTTAAGCCGGCAAACAAGGTTTTCGATCTGATGGATACAGAGGGGCTGATTCCGCTTCCCCCGTACATTCAAAGAGCTCCACAGGAGAATGATTACGAGCGCTATCAGACCGTTTACAGCAGTCAACGTGGCTCGGTAGCGGCTCCCACTGCCGGACTTCATTTTACACCGGAGATATTGGACAAAATCAGGGCCAGGGAAGTGGAAATAGTCGAAATCAATCTCGATATCGGCTGGGGCACCTTTCAGCCGGTACGAGTCGAAGATCCCCGCCGGCATACGATCGAGACCGAAACATACAGGGTTTCGCCGGAGGCGTCGAAAAAAATCTCCGATCTGGGCAAAGCGGGTAAGAATCTGCTGGCTGTGGGGACGACCTCGGTGCGCACGCTGGAGAGCTGGTATCGGCAGACCGATGGTTCTCTTTCGGCTCATTCTGACGAAACAGATCTGTACATTTACCCTCCCTTCGAATTTAAACTTGTTGACAAGCTTCTGACCAATTTCCATCTTCCGAAATCGACCCTGTTGATGTTGGTGGCCGCCTTTGCCGGCCGTGAGGAGATCCTGGAAGTTTACCGTGAAGCGGTAGCTGAAGGCTACAGGTTCTTCAGCTATGGCGATTGTATGTTATTATTATGA
- a CDS encoding 2-C-methyl-D-erythritol 4-phosphate cytidylyltransferase, translating to MKTCAIVYLLPEPAGSGNFPTAYRPLGGKPLLAHTLQAFEDCPSIDNVVLVNEAEYMLFATDNVIDRFGLTKTNKVTACAKSRFLTIQNGLNAVEADTDIVLIHDALRPFVSTQLISDLVSEGLAHDAVAPGLKTSDPVKRAEQGYILASLDKDRIFIMQSPQAFKFQLIRDAYKNAESSEHVFADDVAVVENFGHKARVIEGERFNLKIDTDEDFKLAKILLENIISPGE from the coding sequence ATGAAGACCTGCGCGATTGTATACCTGCTTCCGGAACCAGCCGGATCCGGCAATTTCCCGACCGCGTACCGTCCCCTGGGAGGAAAACCGCTTCTGGCACATACCCTGCAGGCTTTCGAGGACTGCCCCTCGATCGATAACGTTGTCCTTGTAAATGAAGCGGAATATATGCTCTTTGCCACCGACAATGTGATCGACCGTTTTGGGCTGACCAAGACCAATAAAGTTACCGCGTGCGCCAAATCTCGATTTCTTACCATCCAGAATGGCCTCAACGCGGTCGAAGCTGATACGGATATCGTCCTCATACACGATGCCCTTCGGCCATTTGTATCTACTCAGCTAATCTCCGATCTGGTCAGCGAGGGCCTGGCTCATGATGCCGTCGCTCCAGGACTTAAGACCTCCGACCCGGTCAAGCGTGCCGAACAGGGCTATATCCTGGCCTCGCTCGATAAGGACCGGATTTTCATCATGCAATCCCCGCAGGCTTTTAAATTCCAGCTTATCAGGGACGCCTACAAAAACGCTGAATCCTCGGAGCATGTCTTCGCCGATGATGTCGCGGTTGTCGAGAACTTCGGCCATAAAGCTCGGGTGATCGAGGGCGAGAGATTCAATCTCAAAATCGATACAGACGAGGATTTCAAGCTGGCAAAAATCCTGCTCGAAAACATAATTTCGCCCGGAGAGTAA